The following proteins come from a genomic window of Halomarina ordinaria:
- a CDS encoding SDR family NAD(P)-dependent oxidoreductase, which translates to MDFGLDDRTALVTGGGGRIGSEDCRVLAAEGAEVVALDVNLDAAEAVVDDVESAGGTAHAVACDLTDREDVRDTVAALEEETGGIDILVNNAAMVDARSQVKDYDDEVWDRDVAINLTGAYNVTREVFPHMLDREWGRVVNMSSMAGWQGGFGQVSYAATKAALIGFGKTLALEGARKGVTSNVIAPNIVVDEFADMSIEELEAFDSYFARIAKATPMRSLGREADVANLVAYLCSEQAGYVTGQVVGVTGGIDLFSF; encoded by the coding sequence ATGGACTTCGGACTGGACGACAGGACCGCCCTCGTGACCGGGGGCGGCGGGCGCATCGGGAGCGAGGACTGCCGCGTACTGGCCGCGGAGGGCGCCGAGGTGGTCGCCCTCGACGTGAACCTGGACGCGGCCGAGGCCGTCGTCGACGACGTGGAGAGCGCCGGCGGGACGGCCCACGCCGTCGCCTGCGACCTGACCGACCGCGAGGACGTCCGCGACACCGTCGCCGCTCTGGAGGAGGAGACCGGCGGCATCGACATCCTCGTCAACAACGCGGCGATGGTCGACGCCCGCTCGCAGGTGAAGGACTACGACGACGAGGTGTGGGACCGCGACGTCGCCATCAACCTCACCGGGGCGTACAACGTCACCCGCGAGGTGTTCCCCCACATGCTGGACCGCGAGTGGGGTCGCGTCGTGAACATGTCCTCGATGGCGGGGTGGCAGGGTGGGTTCGGTCAGGTGTCGTACGCCGCGACGAAGGCGGCGCTCATCGGCTTCGGCAAGACGCTCGCGCTCGAGGGCGCGCGCAAGGGCGTCACGAGCAACGTCATCGCGCCGAACATCGTCGTCGACGAGTTCGCCGACATGTCCATCGAGGAGCTGGAGGCGTTCGACTCCTACTTCGCGCGCATCGCGAAGGCGACGCCGATGCGCTCGCTCGGGCGCGAGGCGGACGTGGCGAACCTCGTCGCCTACCTCTGTTCCGAGCAGGCGGGCTACGTCACCGGGCAGGTCGTCGGCGTCACCGGCGGCATCGACCTCTTCAGTTTCTGA
- a CDS encoding HAD family hydrolase — MADYDGVFFDIGGVLLDLPSVRTGYVTFLERFAAEQGIDDTDRLVADWRDALGSYFSGREGTTYRTARPGYQRALDEAVGREVPEEEWFPLFAATTLESVQPADGAEEVVSTLAETGHYLGVISDIDTWEAERILGKFGVLRHVDHVTTSEEVGRTKPDPAMFETALGKAPDALAPTRSLYVGDRYDHDMRGGSRAGFVTVAHGGSAAERAATDPDDAVDHVVADLRGLLDLAGARR, encoded by the coding sequence ATGGCTGACTACGACGGCGTCTTCTTCGACATCGGGGGCGTCCTGCTCGACCTCCCGTCGGTCCGGACGGGCTACGTCACCTTCCTCGAACGCTTCGCCGCCGAACAGGGCATCGACGACACCGACCGCCTCGTCGCCGACTGGCGCGACGCCCTCGGGTCGTACTTCTCCGGGCGCGAGGGGACGACCTACCGGACCGCCCGCCCCGGCTACCAGCGGGCGCTCGACGAGGCCGTCGGCCGCGAGGTGCCCGAGGAGGAGTGGTTCCCGCTGTTCGCGGCGACGACCCTCGAGAGCGTCCAGCCAGCCGACGGGGCGGAGGAGGTGGTCTCGACGCTCGCGGAGACGGGCCACTACCTCGGCGTCATCAGCGACATCGACACCTGGGAGGCCGAACGCATCCTCGGGAAGTTCGGCGTCCTCCGACACGTCGACCACGTGACGACCAGCGAGGAGGTCGGCCGGACGAAACCCGACCCCGCGATGTTCGAGACGGCGCTCGGGAAGGCACCCGACGCGCTCGCACCCACCCGGTCGCTCTACGTCGGCGACCGCTACGACCACGACATGCGCGGCGGGAGTCGGGCGGGGTTCGTGACGGTCGCCCACGGGGGGAGCGCCGCCGAGCGCGCCGCGACCGACCCCGACGACGCCGTCGACCACGTCGTCGCCGACCTGCGCGGCCTCCTCGACCTCGCCGGCGCGCGGCGCTGA
- a CDS encoding MBL fold metallo-hydrolase → MTDRRSEALSAVHRVEFAVDWPPGHVASYLVDCEEPTLVDAGMPGPDGEDVLRESLAAVDCDLADVDHLVLTHPHVDHIGQVGAVLDGADPTVYAPAGVRERFDRDTEDLEATVRENATAAGLTGDELERAVSMAVESLERNRTLLPPDAVDVWFEDGDRLEIGGTPVDVVHTPGHQADHCCLRVDLGDPALVSGDMGIEPFRPVAIHAGLDDGVAEAIGAFYGALDTLSTLESEVERVYPGHGPVHADLAGAVARDRSSLDRMLDRTESQVASGMETAVEVAEARAGDRDIAYIIAEVVGALHHLEREGRVAASVVDGVRRYR, encoded by the coding sequence ATGACCGACCGCCGGAGCGAGGCCCTTTCCGCCGTCCACCGCGTCGAGTTCGCCGTCGACTGGCCGCCGGGACACGTCGCCAGCTACCTCGTCGACTGCGAGGAACCCACCCTGGTCGACGCCGGGATGCCCGGCCCCGACGGCGAGGACGTCCTCCGCGAGTCGCTCGCGGCCGTCGACTGCGACCTCGCCGATGTCGACCACCTCGTGCTCACCCACCCGCACGTCGACCACATCGGGCAGGTGGGGGCCGTCCTCGACGGCGCGGACCCGACCGTCTACGCCCCCGCCGGGGTCCGCGAGCGCTTCGACCGGGACACCGAGGACCTCGAAGCGACCGTCCGCGAGAACGCGACGGCCGCGGGTCTCACCGGCGACGAACTGGAGCGAGCCGTCTCGATGGCCGTCGAGTCGCTGGAGCGCAACCGCACGCTCCTGCCCCCCGACGCGGTCGACGTCTGGTTCGAGGACGGCGACCGCCTCGAGATAGGGGGGACGCCCGTCGACGTCGTCCACACGCCCGGCCACCAGGCAGACCACTGCTGTCTCCGCGTCGACCTCGGCGACCCGGCGCTCGTCTCCGGCGACATGGGTATCGAGCCGTTCCGCCCCGTCGCCATCCACGCCGGCCTCGACGACGGGGTCGCCGAGGCCATCGGGGCGTTCTACGGCGCGCTCGACACGCTCTCGACGCTCGAATCCGAGGTCGAGCGCGTCTACCCCGGCCACGGCCCCGTCCACGCCGACCTCGCGGGGGCCGTCGCCCGCGACCGGTCCTCCCTCGACCGGATGCTCGACCGCACCGAGTCGCAGGTCGCCTCGGGGATGGAGACGGCCGTCGAGGTGGCCGAGGCCCGCGCCGGCGACCGCGACATCGCCTACATCATCGCGGAGGTGGTGGGCGCGCTGCACCACCTCGAACGCGAGGGGCGCGTGGCCGCGTCCGTCGTGGACGGCGTCCGCCGCTACCGATAA
- a CDS encoding SDR family NAD(P)-dependent oxidoreductase encodes MSTDQFSVAGKTVVVTGSSQGIGRAIAERFAEDGADVVVSSRSQESVDEVADGISESGATGDALAVECDVREREAVEALVAATVDEFGALDVLVNNAGASFMAGFGDISENGWKTIVDINLHGTYHCSQVAGAYMREHGGGTIVNLASVAGTDGSPYMSHYGAAKAGVVNLTTTLATEWAEDGIRVNCIAPGFVATPGVASQMGVTADDVDREEVNRRMGLSEEIADLAQFLASEASSYVVGETIVARGVPRIEETPEL; translated from the coding sequence ATGAGCACGGACCAGTTCAGCGTGGCGGGGAAGACCGTCGTCGTCACCGGGTCCTCCCAGGGCATCGGACGGGCCATCGCCGAGCGGTTCGCCGAGGACGGCGCGGACGTCGTCGTCTCCTCGCGCTCCCAGGAGTCGGTCGACGAGGTGGCCGACGGCATCAGCGAGTCCGGGGCGACGGGCGACGCGCTGGCCGTCGAGTGCGACGTGCGCGAGCGCGAGGCGGTCGAGGCGCTGGTGGCGGCGACCGTCGACGAGTTCGGCGCGCTCGACGTGCTCGTGAACAACGCGGGCGCGTCGTTCATGGCCGGCTTCGGCGACATCAGCGAGAACGGCTGGAAGACCATCGTCGACATCAACCTCCACGGCACCTACCACTGCTCGCAGGTGGCCGGCGCGTACATGCGCGAGCACGGCGGGGGGACTATCGTCAACCTCGCCAGCGTCGCCGGGACCGACGGCTCGCCGTACATGAGCCACTACGGCGCGGCGAAGGCCGGCGTCGTGAACCTGACGACGACGCTCGCGACCGAGTGGGCCGAGGACGGTATCCGCGTCAACTGCATCGCCCCGGGCTTCGTCGCCACGCCGGGCGTCGCCAGCCAGATGGGCGTCACGGCCGACGACGTCGACCGCGAGGAGGTGAACCGCCGGATGGGACTGAGCGAGGAGATAGCCGACCTCGCGCAGTTCCTCGCCAGCGAGGCCTCCTCGTACGTCGTCGGTGAGACTATCGTCGCGCGGGGCGTCCCGCGAATCGAGGAGACCCCCGAACTATGA